The Caldisericia bacterium genomic sequence ATTTGGAAGAGTTTTAAAAAAGAGCGTAAGTTTTGATGGTTTAAGAAAAGTCATAGTTCAAGATGTTCCTCTTGGAGGATTAAAACCAATTCAAGTTTATCTTGGAGATTATATAGGATGGTTTTCTTTTATAGGAATGATTGTTATTATGATTTTAAAGTCAAGAAAAGATAAAAAAATTATATAATTTAAATGTAAATTATTGAGGCTTTAATGGAAAAAAGAGCGGAAACAGAATCTAAAAAAATAAATAAAATAACAAATCTTGTAGCATACATAACAATATTGATTTTCATAATTTTACAAGTAAATATTGTTCAAAGCATTAGAGAAAAAATAATAAGTTTTGTTATTATGGTTTTATTTGTAATTTTATGGAGATTTTGGCTTCCAAAAATTGAAAATTCAAAATTCTATTTGAATCTTTTTATTTTAGTTGAAACAATATTAATTCTAACTCCTTTAATTTTGAATATAAATTGGGGCATATTTCCTTATATATTTTTTGTTTTAAGTGTATTTTCTCTTATGGAACTCTCTTTTCAAAATGGAATAATATGGATATTAATTTTTTCTATTATTTCTTTTTTTGTTTTTTCTTATCAACTTGGAGTTTATCAAGGTATACTTTTTGGTTTACTTTATGGAGCAGGATCACTATTTTTTGGTGGATTTGGTTATGCTTTATCAATTGTTATAGAATCAAAGAGAAAACAAGAAGATTTAGTAAATGAATTAAGTGAAGCTAATAAAAAATTAAAAGAGTATGCTTCAAAAGTTGAGCAATTAACACTTATAGAGGAGAGAAATAGATTATCAAGAGAAATGCATGATTCTCTTGGACACCATCTTGTTTCTGCATCCCTTCTTTTAGAGATAGTTAAAAGGATGATTAAAGAAAATCCAGATGAAGCATATAAAATAATAGAAACTATTAAAAAGGAGATTAGCGAATCACTTGATGAATTAAGAAATGTTGTAAAAACTTTAAGAAAACCATATGAATTTGATATTCCTTTAGAAGAATCTATTAAAAATTTAATTAATAATTTCTCAAAAATAGAAAATATAAAATTAGATTTTGAAATGGATGAAGATATAAAAGATTTAACATTTGATTATAAAATAACAATATTTAGGGTTTGTCAAGAAGCATTAACAAATATAGAAAAACACTCTCATGCAACAGAAGCAAAAATCAGTTTGAAAAAGATAAATAATGAAATTGTTCTTATAATAGAAGATAATGGTGTTGGATTTCCAAAAAATATAAAAGATGACTCTTTTGGTCTTAAAGGAATAAAAGAGAGGGCAAAAATTTTAGGTGGGAGGGTGAGTTTTGAAAATAGAGAAGAGGGTGGTGCAAAAATTATCTTTTCTCTTCCTTTAATTCAAGGAGGAAACTCACCTTGAGTGAAAAAATAAAAATTTTAATTGTTGATGATCAAAAACTAATAAGAGAGGGTCTTAAAGTTCTTCTTGAATTAGAGAAAGATTTTTTAATTGTAGGGGAAGCATCAAATGGATTAGAAGCATATGAAGCTTATATTAAATTAAAACCAGATGTTGTTTTGATGGATATCCAGATGCCAGTTATGAATGGAGTTGAAGCAATTAAAAAAATAAAAGAGTTTGACGAGAATTCAAAAATAATAATTCTTACAACTTTTGATGATGACCAATATGTATATGATGGATTAAAAAGTGGTGCTTTAGGTTACATTTTAAAAGATACTTCAATTGAAAAACTCTCAGAAACAATAAAAATTGTTTATAGTGGAGGGGCTTTAATTGAACCATTCATTACTAAAAAAATCCTTTCAGAACTATCTAAATTTGAAAAAACCAAAAAGAGCAAAGATGAATTAATTGAAGAGTTAAATTTAAGAGAATTGGAAATTTTGAGGTTAATTTCAAAAGGTTATACAAATCAGGAAATTGCCAATAAATTAAATCTTTCAGTTGGAACAGTAAAAAATTATGTAACTACAATTTTACAAAAAATTGGAGCGAAAGATAGAACTGAAGCAGCAATTTTAGCAAAAGAGATCGGAATTATATGAAATCTAAAGAAGAGATAAGAAATTTTGTTTGGGATAAAATGGAGAGAGAAAATGTTGCATCTTTTCCAAGACCAGTTTTTGGAAGAATTCCAAATTTTGTTGGTTCAGATAAAGTATGTGAAAAAATAAAAGAGTTAAATGAATTTAAAATTGCTAAGGCTATTTTTGTTGCACCTGATTCCCCGTTAAGAAGAGCAAGAGAAATAGTTCTTGAGGAAGGAAAAATTTTAGTTGTTGCTCTTCCACATATAAAAGATATTGTTGAAATTCATGAGAGAGTTAATATAAAGGAAGCATCAATTATTCGTGGATTTGAAAAGTATGGGAAACCTTTAAAATCAAAAATTGATCTTATGATTGAGGGAAGTGTTGCAGTTGATCTTAAAGGAAATAGAATTGGAAAAGGAAAGGGTTATGGAGATAAAGAGTATGAAATTTTAAAGAATAGGAGGTTTTTGAAAGAGAGTTTAAAAATAGTAACAATTGTTCATGAGTGTCAAATTTTTGAAGATTTCTCATATCTTATGAATGAAAGGGACATCAAGGTTAATTATATAATCACAAATAAAAGAATAATTAAAACTTTTTAACATGTTAAAAAGGTGTCAGACACATTTGTAACATCATGGTAAAAAACATTGAGGGTCTTCATTATAAAGGTCGCCTGAAATAGCATAAGTTAATGCTCTGCATCCAATACAATTTTCTACATTACATTTACTACATTTTCCCTTGAGTCTTTCTTTTACCCCATTTCTAAAATCCTTTAGTTTTTTTAAAATCTCATTAAAATCATCATTTAAAATATTTCCATAAGATATAGGTAGTCTTCTACACGGAAAAATTGTTCCATCTGGCATAATTGCCATTGACTCATCTCCAAGATTGCAAAGTGCTCCTTTTATTTTATTATTTTTAAGATCAATCCAGAAGGCTTTGTATGGAAGGAGATCAATGGGTGAGATATTTAAATCAAGAAAATAAATTATCTCTCTCATAACCTCCTTCCATTCTTCTTTTTTTAAATAATAATTAAATAGACTCCTTCCTCTTCCAAGTGGAACAAACCTTTCAATGATAACTCCGTCAACATTTAAATCTTTTGCAAATTCAAAAAAGGATATTAAATCTTTATAATTTAGAGAGGATAATGTGATCATAATCAAAATTTTTTTGTTTAATAACTTAAGGAAATATTTTATATTCTCAGTGACTTTTTTAAAATTTCCTTTTCCTCTTATAAAATCATTTTTGATCTCATCATATGATTCAATTGAAACCTTAAGATACTTAAATTTATCTGTTTTATTTAAAAAAATTATAATCTCTTCATTTAATATTGTTCCATTAGTTATTATATTTATTTCTTTAAAATTTTCTTTTTCATTTATATAAGAGATTATATTTAAAATATCATTTCTTAAAAATGGCTCTCCACCAGTTAAATTTACTGAAATTTTTTTATCTTTTAGAGTTTCGCTTATTTTATCAACAATAAAAATAATTTTTTCAAAAGAAAGTTCATTTTCCTTATTAAATTTACTTTGATAACAATGTTTACATCTTAAGTTACAGAAATCTGTTATGTGCCATTGAAAACCAAATTCTTTCACAAAAAGAATTATATACTATTTTAATTTTGGTGGATTTCTCTTTAACCATTCCTCATGTTTTTGGTATAAAAGTTCAAAATTTTCATACATTCTTACATTTGTCTCTTTTCTAAAACCTTCCATCATTGGCTTTACCTTTTTCCACATAACATCAAGACCAAAACTAAGATCAAAAAATAGATCTTCATCTAAATGTCCTCTTAAAACAAGAACACCACACAATTCAAAGAAATTACACACTGTTGTGAAATATTTTCTTTCCTTTGTACCTCTTGGATATTTTTCTTTAAACTCTTCATATGAATCTGCTTTGAATTGAGTGTACATCCATATGAAAGCATCATCGATTTTTTCCCACATTCTCATTTCAGTTAATTTTAAAATGATTTCGGCTTGACTCATAAAATTTCACCTCCCTTATTTTTTAATATATTTATTTTATCAATTTTTAAAAATTTTTTAACTCTTTATACAAAATCCACTCTCTTTTTCTAAAACCTAAAGATTTGTATATTTCAAAAATTCTTCCTTCAGTTGTTTTAACTATATAAATTTTTTTATGTCTTCTTTGATACCACTTTCTTTTTAAATCAATTTTTCTCTCTTCATATAAAATTTTATCTATTAAAAATTTTTCATTCTTCCAAATAAAACTAACAGGAACACCAATGTTATTCAACTCAACTAAAATTTTTTCACTAATAAAAATATCCATTTTAATTTAATTATAAATTACCTATTGACAAAATTTAATATTTCTATATAATGTTATTATCCTACCCTATAGGGTAGGATTAAGAGGTGAATATGAAAGTAAAGAAAGTTTTTATTGATGGAATGCATTGTAGTGGTTGTGTGAATTTAATGGAAAAAGAATTAAGTAAAATTAAAGGAGTTAAAAAGGTCGAAGTATCTCTTTCTGGTGGTTTTGCAAAAATTTATTATGATAATCTTGAACCTGATTTTGAAGAGATCCAAAAAATTGTTACAAATAATGGTTATAAGGCATATGATAGTTTAGATGATAAAAAAAGGAATCAAAAATTGAAATACAGAGAATGGTTGATAACTTTATCTATTTTCTCAATAATACTTTTAATATTCATCTTTTTAAAGAAAACTAATATTATAAACAATATAAGTTTTTTAAATAAAGAAATCTCTTATACTTTTTCTTTTATGATGGGAGTTGTTGCATCTATTAGCACATGTTTTGCAGTTGTTGGTTCAGTAGTATTAACTTTTAACCAAAGACATAATTTTTCAAATAAAAATAAAACAAGTGATATTTTATTACCAAATATACTTTTTCAAATTGGAAGAGTAGGTGGATTCTTTATATTAGGTGGACTTCTTGGTATGATAGGTGGAACTCTTAAATTAGAAAATAAGTTTTTCTCAATTTATACTATTTTAATAGGTGTAATACTAATATTTCTCTCTTTAAATATGATTGGCATAACACTTCCTTTTAAAGTAAATATATTTAAAAATTTTACATTAATAGAAAAAACAAAAAAATCTAAAGGCATTTTTTCACCATTATTATTGGGAATTTTTACTTTCTTTCTTCCATGTGGCTTCACACAGAGTATGCAAGCCTTAGCACTATTAAGTGGAAGTTTCTTAAAAGGAGGCCTTTTGCTTTTTCTTTTCTCTTTAGGAACTTTACCTGTCTTATTATTACTTGGAATATTTTCAAGAACTGTGAAAGTAGGTAATTTTAAAATTTTACAAAAAACTTTAGGATTAATTATAATATTAATGGCATTTTATACAATTTCTTCTGGAATAACTATTTATAAAAATACATTGATTTCAAATTCTTTGAATAAAGAAAATATAGTAGAAAATATTGAAAGTTTTAAAGATTTTCAAATTGTAGAAATGCATATAAAATATAGTGGCTTTGAGCCAAATGTTATTAAAGTTAAAAAGGGTATTCCAGTAAAATGGATAATTTATGGAGACGAAGTAACTGGTTGCACTGATAGAATAATTGTTCCAAGTTTAAACATAAAAAAAGACATCACCTCTTACGAAACAATAATAATATTCACTCCAAAAGAAAAAGGGGTAATACCTTTTTCATGTTGGATGGGTATGGTAAGAGGAAAATTTATAGTTGAATAATTTAAAAAGGAGGTTAACATGTGTCACTTATTTTATTGGTTCCCATTTTTTATGGGTGGTTTTGGATGGTTATGGATAGTAATAGGATTAATTTTGATCGTTGGTTTAATAATTCTTTTTACAAGAAAATTTGATTTTGGCTGCATGATGCACGATTCTGGGCACACTCATCGTATACATGATGAAGATCCTATAACAATTTTAAAAAGAATGTATGCTAAAGGAGAAATTAGCGAAGAAGAATATGAAAAGAGAAGAAAAAACATCGAAAAATAATCATCATTTACATCATAAACACGAAGGTGTTTTAAAGTTACTAAATATTGCAAAAGGGCATATTAGTGGAATTGAAAAGATGATTCTTGAAGATAAATATTGTATTGATATTTCAAAACAGATTCTTGCTGTAATCTCAATTTTAAAGAAAGTGAATCTTGAAGTTTTAAAAAAGCATATTGAGACATGTGTAAGAGAATCAAGAGAAACTGA encodes the following:
- a CDS encoding response regulator transcription factor yields the protein MSEKIKILIVDDQKLIREGLKVLLELEKDFLIVGEASNGLEAYEAYIKLKPDVVLMDIQMPVMNGVEAIKKIKEFDENSKIIILTTFDDDQYVYDGLKSGALGYILKDTSIEKLSETIKIVYSGGALIEPFITKKILSELSKFEKTKKSKDELIEELNLRELEILRLISKGYTNQEIANKLNLSVGTVKNYVTTILQKIGAKDRTEAAILAKEIGII
- a CDS encoding SHOCT domain-containing protein, with protein sequence MCHLFYWFPFFMGGFGWLWIVIGLILIVGLIILFTRKFDFGCMMHDSGHTHRIHDEDPITILKRMYAKGEISEEEYEKRRKNIEK
- a CDS encoding sensor histidine kinase; its protein translation is MEKRAETESKKINKITNLVAYITILIFIILQVNIVQSIREKIISFVIMVLFVILWRFWLPKIENSKFYLNLFILVETILILTPLILNINWGIFPYIFFVLSVFSLMELSFQNGIIWILIFSIISFFVFSYQLGVYQGILFGLLYGAGSLFFGGFGYALSIVIESKRKQEDLVNELSEANKKLKEYASKVEQLTLIEERNRLSREMHDSLGHHLVSASLLLEIVKRMIKENPDEAYKIIETIKKEISESLDELRNVVKTLRKPYEFDIPLEESIKNLINNFSKIENIKLDFEMDEDIKDLTFDYKITIFRVCQEALTNIEKHSHATEAKISLKKINNEIVLIIEDNGVGFPKNIKDDSFGLKGIKERAKILGGRVSFENREEGGAKIIFSLPLIQGGNSP
- a CDS encoding radical SAM protein; this translates as MKEFGFQWHITDFCNLRCKHCYQSKFNKENELSFEKIIFIVDKISETLKDKKISVNLTGGEPFLRNDILNIISYINEKENFKEINIITNGTILNEEIIIFLNKTDKFKYLKVSIESYDEIKNDFIRGKGNFKKVTENIKYFLKLLNKKILIMITLSSLNYKDLISFFEFAKDLNVDGVIIERFVPLGRGRSLFNYYLKKEEWKEVMREIIYFLDLNISPIDLLPYKAFWIDLKNNKIKGALCNLGDESMAIMPDGTIFPCRRLPISYGNILNDDFNEILKKLKDFRNGVKERLKGKCSKCNVENCIGCRALTYAISGDLYNEDPQCFLP
- a CDS encoding DUF4760 domain-containing protein; the encoded protein is MSQAEIILKLTEMRMWEKIDDAFIWMYTQFKADSYEEFKEKYPRGTKERKYFTTVCNFFELCGVLVLRGHLDEDLFFDLSFGLDVMWKKVKPMMEGFRKETNVRMYENFELLYQKHEEWLKRNPPKLK
- a CDS encoding metal-sensing transcriptional repressor; protein product: MKREEKTSKNNHHLHHKHEGVLKLLNIAKGHISGIEKMILEDKYCIDISKQILAVISILKKVNLEVLKKHIETCVRESRETEKFEEKLEELKGVIDYLTKGVD
- a CDS encoding 5-formyltetrahydrofolate cyclo-ligase, with protein sequence MKSKEEIRNFVWDKMERENVASFPRPVFGRIPNFVGSDKVCEKIKELNEFKIAKAIFVAPDSPLRRAREIVLEEGKILVVALPHIKDIVEIHERVNIKEASIIRGFEKYGKPLKSKIDLMIEGSVAVDLKGNRIGKGKGYGDKEYEILKNRRFLKESLKIVTIVHECQIFEDFSYLMNERDIKVNYIITNKRIIKTF
- a CDS encoding sulfite exporter TauE/SafE family protein gives rise to the protein MKVKKVFIDGMHCSGCVNLMEKELSKIKGVKKVEVSLSGGFAKIYYDNLEPDFEEIQKIVTNNGYKAYDSLDDKKRNQKLKYREWLITLSIFSIILLIFIFLKKTNIINNISFLNKEISYTFSFMMGVVASISTCFAVVGSVVLTFNQRHNFSNKNKTSDILLPNILFQIGRVGGFFILGGLLGMIGGTLKLENKFFSIYTILIGVILIFLSLNMIGITLPFKVNIFKNFTLIEKTKKSKGIFSPLLLGIFTFFLPCGFTQSMQALALLSGSFLKGGLLLFLFSLGTLPVLLLLGIFSRTVKVGNFKILQKTLGLIIILMAFYTISSGITIYKNTLISNSLNKENIVENIESFKDFQIVEMHIKYSGFEPNVIKVKKGIPVKWIIYGDEVTGCTDRIIVPSLNIKKDITSYETIIIFTPKEKGVIPFSCWMGMVRGKFIVE